A portion of the Choristoneura fumiferana chromosome 20, NRCan_CFum_1, whole genome shotgun sequence genome contains these proteins:
- the Hcs gene encoding LOW QUALITY PROTEIN: holocarboxylase synthetase-like protein (The sequence of the model RefSeq protein was modified relative to this genomic sequence to represent the inferred CDS: inserted 1 base in 1 codon), producing MLFTPIYIAMTFIKTWRIRSFRARLLEFLSGNTSVAFCKVPENAAETPTLSSKLCTNPKNAYLCDLLDYTNATRICSMKPAQCIEISDWVSCAGGLPLGSNDISPVTEFDVEVLLECEMEPHESTANHLISLDSMGLPIAWKASSHLAIVLKTNIENLSAAGLHFVGSDEFIIDHKLPVVRIQTVQLSGEPNKATDTSMRSLRSDVYHSLKNPPAEFHWPVHAALLRKLSKVVDVKSECNSTTIEMNGGSNSIIETTNLSKKHVSLADVSVNTTKSLTEEDEKECTNHVVETIKTPEKSPEKKAQQQEEIVVENVTVEIQHKITPKKSSLKLDLKKGTSQLSASLLNISSQIKSVTTHKRIVSSSGPKKSQPQIETLPQAKESPKDSPSQGTPKSAKTSRPLVNTKSPNILIYSDSVAARDNLEASLRKVLDADRYTIYSXSRDALEAGAWRGRAALVAVAGCVGRAAPPLLAHLLDGGRLLALCSDLLHAVLPHYKTAEIRENEVVQFSFDKWKSVKMKHHIFCYQASPAKKQFSTENDRQASQDANIYGPSKYTGHPGHELDIQVLASEETWRTPSLLQATDLTNSGVAIFSQIHLEADPSDYLAEEGIKSNEARLEIIHKILGDILDLHVRDPREITQLDYTRGFFLGNHVQKLSLVEGWRGEGGTQSLGELTVQWCLRGEAERNPPSATFLPVHVYDCPEHFSTVEYFDNLTSTSLGRLVVYSDVLTTTNAVTRNVPLAHGVACVARRMTSGQGRGQNVWICVPGQATISMQVWRRMSATLPLVQHAAALAAVRAVRALPAYEHLDIRIKWPNDIYFGRAVKIGGTATTANCTGDDVVCNIGTAVNISNTVPTTCLNQIIEEHNKQHDTNLPPITIEKFLARYCSQLERILDYIDSDGGVDAFREQYYQYWLHDNESIRVRQEGSAQPVAGVIAGVDEAGWLRVRTAGGDVRVAPDGNTFDLMSGLVAPKF from the exons ATGTTGTTTACGCCGATTTATATAGCAATGACCTTTATAAAAACTTGGCGAATTCGTTCCTTTCGAGCGCGACTTCTGGAATTTCTTAGCGGTAACACGAGTGTCGCGTTCTGCAAAGTGCCTGAAAATGCCgcag AAACCCCTACATTAAGTTCTAAACTGTGTACGAATCCAAAGAATGCTTACTTATGCGATCTATTAGACTACACAAATGCCACTAGAATATGTAGTATGAAGCCCGCCCAGTGCATTGAGATTAGTGACTGGGTGTCCTGTGCGGGAGGTCTGCCGCTTGGATCAAatgatatttcacctgtcactGAGTTTGATGTTGAAGTTTTGCTGGAATGTGAAATGGAGCCTCATGAATCAACTGCAAATCATTTAATATCG TTGGACTCTATGGGCTTACCAATTGCATGGAAAGCGAGCTCACATTTAGCTATAGTACTGAAGACTAATATTGAGAACCTCAGTGCTGCTGGTCTACATTTTGTAGGTAGTGATGAGTTCATAATTGATCACAAGCTGCCAGTAGTGAGGATACAGA CGGTTCAACTATCTGGTGAGCCAAATAAAGCCACAGATACATCAATGCGAAGTCTCCGCAGTGATGTCTACCACAGCCTAAAAAATCCTCCAGCAGAATTCCATTGGCCAGTGCATGCAGCCCTTCTCAGAAAGCTGTCCAAAGTAGTTGATGTTAAGTCTGAATGTAACAGTACAACTATAGAGATGAATGGTGGAAGCAACAGTATAATTGAAACTACAAACCTCTCTAAAAAACATGTATCCTTGGCGGATGTCAGTGTTAATACAACAAAATCGCTCACAGAAGAAGATGAGAAAGAATGCACAAATCATGTTGTAGAAACAATTAAGACACCAGAGAAGTCTCCTGAAAAGAAAGCGCAACAGCAAGAGGAGATTGTTGTTGAAAATGTAACTGTTGAAATTCAACACAAGATCACACCTAAAAAATCTAGCCTCAAATTAGACTTGAAGAAAGGCACTAGCCAGCTCTCTGCATCATTATTAAACATATCTAGTCAAATCAAATCTGTCACCACACATAAAAGGATAGTGAGCTCATCTGGGCCTAAAAAATCTCAGCCTCAGATTGAAACACTTCCACAAGCGAAGGAATCTCCAAAAGACTCTCCTTCGCAGGGCACTCCAAAGTCTGCTAAAACATCCCGTCCATTAGTAAATACTAAGTCGCCCAACATATTGATATATTCAGATAGTGTAGCTGCTAGGGATAACTTGGAAGCTTCTCTTAGAAAAGTTTTGGATGCTGATAG GTACACAATATACA GGTCCCGAGATGCGTTGGAGGCGGGAGCGTGGCGCGGGCGAGCGGCGCTGGTGGCGGTGGCCGGCTGCGTGGGGCGAGCCGCGCCGCCGCTGCTGGCGCACTTACTGGACGGCGGGCGGCTGCTGGCGCTGTGCTCAGATCTGCTGCATGCCGTGCTGCCGCACTACAAGACTGCCGAG ATTCGTGAGAATGAAGTAGTGCAATTTAGTTTCGACAAATGGAAGTCTGTGAAGATGAAGCATCACATATTCTGCTACCAGGCCTCGCCCGCCAAGAAACAGTTCTCTACCGAGAACGACAGGCA AGCAAGTCAGGATGCTAATATTTATGG GCCGTCCAAATACACGGGTCACCCTGGACACGAACTGGACATCCAGGTGCTGGCTTCGGAGGAGACGTGGCGCACGCCGTCGCTGCTACAGGCCACTGACCTCACTAACAGCGGCGTCGCCATCTTCTCACAG ATTCACTTAGAAGCGGATCCGAGTGACTATTTAGCCGAAGAAGGAATCAAGAGCAACGAAGCTCGCTTAGAGATTATCCACAAAATTCTAGGAGATATTCTAGACCTCCACGTAAGAGATCCAAGGGAGATCACCCAACTGGACTACACGAGAGGTTTCTTCCTTGGGAACCATGTG CAGAAGCTGTCGCTAGTGGAGGGGTGGCGCGGGGAGGGGGGCACGCAGTCGCTGGGGGAGCTGACGGTGCAGTGGTGTCTGCGGGGGGAGGCCGAACGGAACCCCCCCTCCGCCACCTTCCTGCCCGTACACGTCTACGACTGTCCGGAACACTTCTCTACTGTCGAGTACTTTGAT AATTTAACGTCGACGTCTCTGGGGCGGCTCGTGGTGTACTCAGACGTGCTGACGACGACCAACGCGGTGACGCGAAACGTGCCGCTCGCACACGGCGTCGCGTGCGTCGCGCGCCGCATGACGTCTGGACAGGGCCGCGGGCAAAACGTCTGGATCTGCGTGCCCGGACAGGCCACCATCTCGATGCAG GTGTGGCGCCGCATGTCGGCGACGCTGCCGCTGGTGCAGCAcgcggcggcgctggcggccGTGCGggccgtgcgcgcgctgcccgCCTACGAACACCTCGACATCAG GATAAAGTGGCCGAATGACATCTACTTCGGCCGCGCTGTGAAGATCGGCGGCACCGCCACCACCGCCAACTGCACCGGCGATGACGTCGTCTGCAACATTG GCACCGCCGTGAACATCTCTAACACAGTGCCGACGACGTGCCTGAACCAAATAATAGAGGAGCACAACAAGCAGCACGACACAAACCTCCCGCCCATAACCATAGAGAAGTTCTTGGCGCGATACTGCTCGCAACTCGAGCGCATATTGGACTATATCGACTCGGACGGCGGCGTCGACGCGTTTCGCGAGCAGTATTACCAGTACTGGCTGCATGA CAACGAGTCGATCCGCGTCCGGCAAGAAGGCAGCGCGCAGCCGGTGGCGGGCGTGATCGCGGGCGTGGACGAGGCGGGCTGGCTGCGCGTGCGCACCGCCGGCGGGGACGTGCGCGTCGCGCCCGACGGGAACACATTCGACCTCATGAGCGGACTCGTCGCGCCAAAGTTCTAG
- the LOC141439161 gene encoding regucalcin-like produces the protein MYGATYLLLVIYLNMPKSIVSVAKRDRDLTNDYKISMVSSEEHPGSPALFAHAESPVWDPHSQSLFFVDALDQNVHRLDYVSGKIHSKHIGYGQVNVVSLVAGTSRLLVAVRAALYLLDWGVNGDAALRLLTSLDEGLPDNVINEGKPDAEGRFWVGTKGPQSGDDVVPDKATLYSLDQSSLTHPAVQMKPITISNGIAWSPNNSVMYYIDSPTQKIEAFDYDLLRGEISDRRTIIDISEYGYEEAIPDGMVIDAQGHLWVALMFGGTILHVDPDKRSIVYAYKLPVTRTTSVCWGGPNLDELFVTTSRERLNPKDEPLGGAIFTIRNTGHRGLPPYEFRLDNADTY, from the exons ATGTATGGTGCCACATATTTgttgttagttatttatttaaatatgccCAAAAGCATAGTCAGTGTCGCGAAACGTGACCGAGATCTAACCAATGATTATAAAATTTCCATG gtATCGTCGGAAGAGCACCCGGGCAGTCCAGCGCTGTTCGCTCACGCGGAGAGTCCGGTGTGGGATCCGCATTCACAGAGCCTGTTCTTTGTGGACGCGCTCGACCAAAACGTGCATCGGCTCGACTACGTGTCGGGGAAAATACATTCGAAACATATAG GCTACGGTCAAGTGAACGTGGTGTCACTAGTAGCGGGCACGAGCCGGCTGCTGGTGGCGGTGCGGGCGGCGCTGTACCTGCTCGACTGGGGCGTCAACGGCGACGCGGCGCTGCGCCTGCTTACGTCGCTGGACGAGGGGTTGCCGGACAACGTCATTAACGAGGGCAAGCCTGATGCCGAGGGACGGTTCTGGGTGG GTACAAAAGGTCCCCAGTCAGGGGACGATGTCGTCCCGGACAAAGCGACGCTCTACAGCCTCGACCAGAGTTCCTTGACCCATCCAGCCGTGCAAATGAAACCCATCACGATCTCCAACGGAATCGCCTGGTCGCCCAACAACTCAGTGATGTACTATATCGACTCGCCCACCCAGAAAATCGAGGCATTCGATTACGACTTGCTAAGAGGagaaataa gtGATCGACGAACTATAATCGATATATCGGAGTATGGATACGAAGAAGCGATCCCCGATGGAATGGTGATCGACGCACAAGGACATCTTTGGGTCGCGCTCATGTTCGGTGGAACG ATTTTACACGTGGATCCAGACAAGCGATCAATAGTGTACGCGTACAAGCTGCCAGTGACCCGAACGACGTCTGTGTGCTGGGGCGGACCCAACCTCGACGAACTGTTCGTGACCACGTCGCGCGAGCGCCTCAACCCTAAAGATGAACCCTTGGGAGGCGCCATCTTCACCATCCGCAACACTGGGCACCGGGGGCTCCCGCCGTATGAATTTAGATTGGACAACGCTGATACCTACTGA